The following proteins are encoded in a genomic region of Bacillus sp. FJAT-22090:
- the ilvD gene encoding dihydroxy-acid dehydratase translates to MRSDMIKKGVDRAPHRSLLYATGVKTRDLDKPFIGVCNSYIDIIPGHMHLNKFAEVVKEAIREAGGIPFEFNTIGVDDGIAMGHIGMRYSLPSRELIADSAETVINAHWFDGVFYIPNCDKITPGMLMAAVRTNVPSVFVSGGPMEAGTSADGKQLSLTSVFEGVGSYKSGAMTAEQLLDIEQNACPTCGSCSGMFTANSMNSLMEMLGMTPPGNGTIIATSEERHRLIKEAAKHLVRMIKEDVKPRDLITKETIDDAFALDMAMGGSTNTVLHTLAIAHEAEIEYDVKEINEVAKRIPYLSKIMPASDYSMHDVHLAGGVSAIIKELCEIPGAVHPDRMTITGQSLYENVKDAEIKNDQVIRRKENPYSPVGGLSVLFGNIAPDGGVIKVGAVDPSIKEFTGKAIVFDSQEAAQEAIDNGIVQEGHVVVIRYEGPKGGPGMPEMLAPTSAIQGRGLGTKVALITDGRFSGASRGISIGHISPEAAEGGPIALVENDDIIAIDLTNRTIELKVNEEELATRRLNLQPFEPKIKKGYLARYSKLVTSASTGGVMKI, encoded by the coding sequence TTGAGAAGTGACATGATAAAAAAAGGCGTTGATCGTGCCCCGCATCGTAGTTTGCTTTATGCTACTGGGGTAAAAACGAGAGATTTAGATAAACCGTTTATCGGTGTTTGTAACTCCTATATTGATATTATTCCAGGCCATATGCATTTAAATAAATTTGCAGAGGTCGTTAAAGAAGCAATTCGCGAGGCAGGTGGAATTCCATTTGAATTTAACACGATTGGTGTTGATGATGGGATTGCAATGGGTCACATCGGGATGAGATATTCACTTCCGAGTCGAGAGCTTATCGCGGATTCTGCCGAAACAGTTATTAACGCGCATTGGTTTGATGGAGTGTTTTACATTCCAAACTGTGACAAGATCACACCAGGAATGTTAATGGCAGCAGTCAGAACAAATGTCCCATCTGTTTTTGTTTCAGGTGGACCAATGGAGGCTGGAACATCAGCTGACGGGAAACAACTTTCATTAACATCCGTTTTTGAAGGAGTTGGTTCTTATAAATCCGGTGCGATGACTGCAGAACAACTTCTCGATATTGAACAAAATGCATGTCCTACATGTGGTTCTTGTTCGGGAATGTTCACAGCTAACTCTATGAACTCTTTAATGGAAATGTTAGGTATGACTCCTCCAGGTAACGGTACAATTATTGCAACTTCCGAGGAACGTCACCGACTTATTAAGGAAGCGGCAAAACATCTTGTACGAATGATTAAAGAAGATGTAAAGCCAAGAGATTTGATTACAAAAGAAACAATCGATGATGCGTTTGCACTAGATATGGCAATGGGTGGTTCAACAAATACAGTTCTCCACACATTGGCTATCGCACATGAAGCAGAAATCGAATATGACGTGAAAGAAATAAATGAAGTAGCAAAACGAATTCCTTATTTATCGAAAATTATGCCTGCCTCTGATTACTCTATGCATGATGTACATCTTGCTGGAGGAGTTAGTGCAATTATAAAAGAACTTTGCGAGATTCCTGGAGCTGTTCATCCAGATCGAATGACGATAACTGGTCAATCTCTCTATGAGAACGTGAAGGATGCAGAAATTAAAAATGATCAAGTCATACGCCGAAAAGAAAATCCATATAGTCCAGTAGGCGGCTTGTCCGTATTATTTGGAAATATTGCTCCAGATGGTGGAGTGATTAAAGTAGGAGCAGTTGATCCTTCCATTAAAGAATTTACTGGAAAAGCAATTGTGTTTGATTCACAAGAAGCGGCACAAGAAGCGATTGACAACGGGATTGTTCAAGAAGGCCATGTAGTCGTTATCCGCTACGAAGGTCCGAAAGGTGGACCTGGGATGCCTGAAATGCTTGCTCCGACATCGGCGATTCAAGGTCGTGGATTAGGAACTAAAGTGGCACTCATTACGGACGGACGTTTTTCTGGTGCATCAAGAGGAATTTCCATTGGACATATTTCTCCAGAAGCAGCAGAAGGCGGACCAATTGCATTAGTTGAAAATGATGACATTATCGCTATTGATCTAACAAATAGAACAATAGAGTTAAAGGTTAATGAAGAAGAATTAGCTACAAGAAGATTAAACTTACAACCATTTGAACCAAAAATTAAAAAAGGTTATTTAGCAAGATATTCGAAACTCGTAACATCTGCGAGTACAGGTGGAGTAATGAAAATCTAA
- a CDS encoding methyl-accepting chemotaxis protein: MKNMAKHSDEIQSITALITDISEQTNLLALNAAIEAARAGEYGKGFAVVAEEVRKLAEQSKNSASEIESMVQLIQSAAGDALKAITTGGGKVEEGLSKTTESLNVFNEIESSVGEVVFKVETVSAAIEQIQAMAESVTESAQQVQTLATNAADGASDTSAATEEQLAANEEISSSAQSLANLAEKLQSEVSHFKL, from the coding sequence ATGAAAAATATGGCGAAGCATTCAGATGAAATACAATCTATTACAGCACTTATCACAGATATTTCGGAACAAACGAATTTACTTGCATTGAACGCAGCAATTGAGGCAGCACGTGCAGGGGAATATGGTAAAGGCTTTGCTGTTGTAGCAGAAGAGGTTCGTAAACTTGCTGAGCAATCAAAAAATTCAGCTTCTGAAATCGAATCAATGGTTCAGTTGATCCAATCTGCTGCTGGTGATGCTCTTAAAGCAATCACAACTGGTGGAGGAAAAGTAGAAGAAGGGCTTTCCAAAACTACGGAATCGCTTAATGTTTTTAATGAAATAGAGTCAAGCGTTGGAGAAGTTGTATTTAAAGTTGAAACTGTTTCTGCAGCAATTGAGCAAATTCAAGCAATGGCTGAATCCGTAACAGAAAGTGCGCAACAAGTGCAAACTCTAGCGACTAATGCAGCAGATGGTGCTAGTGATACAAGTGCTGCTACAGAAGAGCAGCTAGCTGCAAATGAAGAGATTTCTTCAAGTGCACAATCATTGGCAAATCTCGCAGAAAAACTTCAAAGTGAAGTAAGTCATTTTAAACTATAA
- a CDS encoding methyl-accepting chemotaxis protein, giving the protein MAVAFNTMSKDLLEIVSGVRDSSMQLAANAEELTASAEESLASSQMVAKSAEEQMATSEQQVRHMDSSVHAMAELSQEVEQISTSNEEMLKATDEVRVLVDKGSDVVSDVAEQMNTIHTTFKDTTVIMNNMAKHSDEIQNVTELITDISEQTNLLALNAAIEAARAGEYGKGFAVVAEEVRKLAEQSKNSATEIASMVQMIQEASSEAVQAITDGGGKVEAGISKTTESLDVFKDIESAVGEVGVKVESVSTAIEQIQEMAKSVSEGSLEVQRLAAIAADGANDTSAATEEQLAANEEITANAQSLADLAEALQNNVSHFKI; this is encoded by the coding sequence ATGGCAGTAGCCTTCAATACAATGTCGAAAGATTTACTTGAAATTGTTTCAGGTGTTAGAGATTCATCTATGCAACTCGCGGCTAATGCTGAGGAGCTGACTGCAAGTGCTGAAGAAAGCTTAGCGTCCTCACAAATGGTAGCGAAGTCTGCAGAGGAACAAATGGCCACTAGTGAACAGCAAGTCCGCCATATGGATTCTTCGGTTCACGCGATGGCTGAATTATCTCAAGAGGTCGAGCAAATTTCAACAAGTAACGAAGAGATGTTAAAAGCAACAGACGAAGTTAGAGTGCTTGTTGATAAAGGATCTGATGTAGTTTCCGATGTTGCTGAACAAATGAACACGATTCATACAACCTTCAAAGATACGACAGTTATTATGAATAATATGGCAAAGCATTCAGATGAAATACAAAATGTAACTGAGTTAATAACAGATATCTCGGAACAAACGAATTTATTGGCATTGAATGCAGCAATCGAAGCGGCTCGCGCAGGAGAATATGGAAAAGGATTTGCTGTAGTTGCCGAAGAAGTAAGAAAATTAGCGGAGCAATCAAAGAATTCTGCAACGGAGATTGCTTCCATGGTTCAAATGATTCAAGAGGCATCCAGTGAGGCAGTTCAAGCAATCACAGACGGTGGTGGCAAGGTGGAAGCAGGGATTTCCAAAACAACTGAATCATTAGATGTATTTAAGGATATTGAATCTGCTGTGGGTGAAGTTGGAGTCAAAGTAGAGTCAGTTTCCACTGCAATAGAGCAAATTCAGGAAATGGCAAAATCCGTTTCAGAAGGTTCACTTGAGGTTCAACGGCTTGCAGCAATTGCTGCGGATGGGGCAAATGATACAAGTGCAGCTACTGAAGAGCAGCTTGCCGCAAATGAAGAAATAACTGCAAATGCACAGTCATTAGCAGATCTTGCTGAGGCTTTGCAAAATAATGTTAGTCATTTTAAAATCTAA
- a CDS encoding C40 family peptidase: MFKKVLIVSVLLFTFTTSASANALYEVKKGDSLTKIAKVYKVTVNDLRTWNKLKKDSIYVKQKLIVQKPKVANTTTKATQAVASTKAVTTPKENPAKDVQVKAEELITNPAPLLNDVKSLSSDGQATYDLVVDFAKLLVGTPYLYAGNTMAGFDCSGFIYFVHSQAGLTITRQSSESYFAQSSAIANPVVGDLVFFENTYKAGISHMGIYLGNNEFIHAGSKGVEIASLDSSYWKEHFVSFNRFHMVSE, from the coding sequence ATGTTTAAGAAGGTGCTAATAGTCTCGGTCTTATTATTTACATTTACGACTTCTGCAAGTGCTAATGCTTTGTATGAAGTGAAAAAAGGGGATTCGTTGACAAAGATTGCTAAAGTGTACAAAGTGACAGTGAACGATCTTCGTACTTGGAATAAGCTTAAGAAAGACAGTATTTATGTGAAGCAGAAGTTAATCGTACAAAAACCTAAAGTAGCTAATACAACTACTAAAGCAACTCAAGCGGTAGCAAGTACGAAGGCTGTAACAACTCCCAAAGAAAATCCTGCTAAAGATGTTCAGGTGAAGGCGGAGGAACTTATTACTAACCCAGCTCCACTACTTAATGATGTAAAATCCCTTTCCTCAGACGGACAAGCTACATATGATTTAGTAGTAGACTTTGCAAAACTTTTGGTAGGTACTCCTTATTTGTATGCAGGAAATACAATGGCGGGATTTGATTGTAGTGGATTTATTTATTTTGTTCATTCACAAGCAGGGCTGACTATCACTAGACAAAGCAGCGAGAGTTATTTTGCACAAAGCTCAGCTATTGCTAACCCGGTAGTTGGCGATTTAGTGTTTTTTGAGAATACATATAAAGCAGGAATTTCACATATGGGAATATATTTAGGCAACAATGAGTTTATACATGCAGGTTCTAAGGGTGTTGAGATTGCTAGTTTAGATTCTTCTTATTGGAAGGAACATTTTGTTTCATTTAATAGATTTCATATGGTGAGTGAATAA
- a CDS encoding GTP pyrophosphokinase, whose product MYQETHKIDLVQKVLKNWKGFFIPYEMALYELKSDFNIIDLEWKSKHGYSPIEHMKTRMKTIMSLVEKIENKEIALTQESIKQEIRDIAGVRIVTSFIDDVYLLKEHIEQREDIRMIRVKDYIKEPKKSGYKSLHLVVETQVILSNEVIWVPAEIQIRTSAMDFWASTEHKLNYKYQGESIPEEAQKQLIELSNASSLLDKEMSKLRLQLLSSETDSNG is encoded by the coding sequence ATGTATCAAGAGACACATAAGATCGATTTAGTGCAAAAGGTTTTAAAAAACTGGAAAGGCTTTTTCATCCCATATGAGATGGCATTATATGAGTTGAAGAGTGATTTTAATATTATTGATCTTGAATGGAAATCGAAACACGGATACTCTCCCATTGAGCATATGAAAACACGGATGAAAACTATTATGTCTTTGGTTGAAAAGATTGAAAATAAAGAAATAGCGCTGACTCAAGAATCTATTAAACAAGAAATACGAGATATAGCTGGAGTACGAATTGTCACTAGCTTTATTGATGATGTATATTTGCTAAAGGAACATATCGAACAGCGTGAAGATATTCGCATGATTAGAGTAAAAGACTATATTAAAGAACCTAAAAAGAGTGGCTACAAAAGCCTTCATCTTGTTGTAGAAACGCAAGTCATCTTATCTAATGAAGTGATATGGGTTCCTGCGGAAATCCAAATCCGAACATCCGCTATGGATTTTTGGGCATCAACAGAACATAAACTCAACTATAAATATCAAGGTGAATCGATACCGGAAGAAGCTCAAAAACAATTAATTGAGCTATCCAATGCTTCCTCATTACTGGACAAAGAAATGTCTAAATTAAGACTTCAACTACTATCTAGTGAAACAGATTCAAATGGATAA
- a CDS encoding flagellar protein FliT, with product MGDIENFLAASEMLYAHLTKNPSENERTEFIEKVNELLDARGEAIHALAETDLSTNSLYEQLLELDRGINERLDKIMNLVKGDLKDLQQKKRHEGSYSNPYAATQTIDGMYFDNKK from the coding sequence ATGGGTGATATAGAAAATTTTCTAGCCGCATCTGAAATGTTATATGCTCATTTAACAAAAAATCCTTCAGAGAATGAACGTACAGAGTTTATCGAAAAAGTTAATGAGTTACTCGATGCTCGTGGAGAAGCAATACATGCACTAGCTGAAACTGATTTATCTACAAATTCTTTGTATGAGCAATTATTGGAATTAGATCGAGGAATAAATGAGCGATTAGATAAAATAATGAATTTAGTTAAAGGAGATTTAAAAGATCTCCAACAAAAAAAACGTCATGAGGGTTCTTACAGTAATCCTTATGCAGCAACACAAACAATTGATGGTATGTATTTTGATAATAAGAAATGA
- the fliS gene encoding flagellar export chaperone FliS: protein MSAQSVHQAYKNNSVSTASPGELTLMLYNGCLKFLGKAKVAIVVKNIQEKNLNLQKAQKIIQELMVTLNMNIEISQSMMQMYEYMNHRLIEANIKNDVSIIEEVEGYVTEFRDTWKQVIQINRQKQFTGDQA, encoded by the coding sequence TTGTCAGCACAATCTGTACATCAGGCTTATAAAAATAATAGTGTGAGCACTGCTTCACCAGGTGAATTAACATTAATGCTTTATAATGGATGCCTTAAGTTTTTAGGTAAAGCTAAGGTAGCTATTGTAGTGAAAAATATCCAGGAAAAAAACCTTAATTTGCAAAAGGCTCAGAAAATTATTCAAGAGCTTATGGTGACACTGAATATGAATATTGAAATTTCTCAGTCTATGATGCAAATGTATGAATATATGAATCACCGTTTAATAGAAGCGAATATAAAAAATGATGTGAGCATCATTGAAGAAGTAGAAGGTTATGTGACGGAATTTAGAGACACATGGAAACAAGTAATTCAAATCAATCGTCAAAAACAATTTACTGGAGATCAAGCATAA
- the fliD gene encoding flagellar filament capping protein FliD, translating into MAGMRIGGLASGMDIDKIVGDLMKTQRVPLDKLLQKKTTFEWQRDSYRSINAKLNTFNNYLFDNFMLSSNFNKKKAESSNASLVSATATGAASSNLSIEGVSQLATAARSVGSSITTSSGGTVSGSTKMSELSGITGDTTIELKAIQANGTLAANATKIEISANDTIDQVVKKINDSNAGVSALFENGKLSITAKNTGDLKGEAEVQVTNTEGQNVFQALGMGTTENIAIDGLATGGKNAVFQVNGISTERSSNTFTIGGYTVTLQSTFNEKNTFKQQLDAVRKALESAPQDIENAENAKTVAEDNLLVIQEDYATSYGSIVDNDIKNTYDNSIKTNNNLKNVLANIGESDLDKVANLFNQAKVNGTEIKDEDIDALEVSDNTKKLLKGLSTADRGTLIEVGPEFSTISTVAKNEIKLEIGKKEVDRTTSELDAANKRSEQLTKELADLEQIDQDTITETSAAPVQLKSTTDIDSMVSKVKEFVEKYNELISGMNTTLKEKKYRDFPPLTDEQRKDMTESEQKLWDEKAKSGLLRNDSIVSSGLSDFRNAIYGKVGTEDNVIDTLAEMGITTSGAYSDGGKLVINEDKLKKALTDNPEQVVKTLTSSGTKTETEDTRGIVQRLRESMKVFTGKIELKAGKATSTDQQYSIGKSLIDTNTRITNFQRRLEDMEARYWKQFTAMETAINKANSQSGYLSQFGAQ; encoded by the coding sequence ATGGCAGGTATGAGAATCGGTGGATTAGCATCAGGAATGGATATTGATAAAATTGTTGGAGATTTAATGAAAACGCAACGTGTTCCGCTTGATAAATTATTACAAAAGAAAACGACATTTGAATGGCAGCGTGATTCATATCGTTCTATCAATGCCAAGTTAAATACTTTTAATAATTATTTATTTGATAATTTTATGTTATCAAGTAACTTTAATAAAAAGAAAGCTGAAAGTTCCAATGCGAGTCTAGTAAGTGCCACTGCAACAGGAGCAGCCTCTAGTAACTTATCAATTGAAGGGGTTTCCCAGCTAGCTACAGCAGCGAGAAGTGTAGGCAGCTCTATTACCACCTCCTCAGGAGGAACGGTTTCTGGTAGTACAAAAATGAGTGAATTATCTGGAATAACAGGGGATACTACCATTGAACTAAAGGCAATTCAAGCTAATGGAACTCTAGCAGCCAATGCTACAAAAATTGAGATTAGTGCTAATGACACGATTGACCAAGTAGTTAAAAAAATCAATGACAGCAATGCTGGTGTATCCGCTTTATTTGAGAATGGCAAGTTATCCATTACTGCCAAAAATACTGGTGATTTGAAAGGTGAAGCAGAGGTACAAGTAACTAATACTGAAGGTCAGAACGTATTTCAAGCACTAGGTATGGGAACGACAGAAAATATAGCTATAGATGGTTTGGCCACTGGGGGCAAAAATGCAGTTTTCCAAGTGAACGGTATTTCTACAGAGCGTTCTTCAAATACCTTCACGATAGGAGGTTACACGGTTACATTACAATCTACCTTTAATGAAAAAAATACATTTAAACAACAGCTTGATGCAGTAAGAAAAGCACTTGAATCAGCTCCTCAAGATATAGAAAACGCTGAAAACGCAAAAACAGTAGCTGAAGATAATCTTTTAGTTATACAAGAGGATTATGCTACTTCTTACGGTAGTATAGTAGACAACGATATAAAGAACACATATGACAACTCTATCAAAACAAATAACAACTTGAAAAATGTATTAGCAAATATTGGCGAGTCTGATTTAGATAAGGTTGCTAATCTTTTTAATCAGGCAAAAGTAAATGGCACAGAAATAAAAGATGAAGATATTGATGCATTAGAAGTAAGTGACAATACTAAAAAATTGTTAAAAGGCTTATCTACTGCTGATAGAGGAACATTAATAGAAGTTGGTCCAGAATTTTCTACTATTAGTACAGTAGCTAAAAATGAGATAAAATTAGAAATAGGGAAAAAAGAAGTTGATAGAACGACTTCCGAACTAGACGCTGCCAACAAGCGTAGTGAACAGTTAACTAAAGAATTAGCGGATTTAGAACAAATAGACCAAGATACAATAACAGAAACGTCAGCTGCACCAGTACAGTTAAAATCTACTACTGATATTGACTCTATGGTTAGCAAAGTGAAAGAATTTGTAGAAAAATATAATGAGCTTATTTCCGGTATGAATACTACTTTAAAAGAAAAGAAATACCGTGACTTTCCTCCTTTAACAGATGAACAACGTAAAGATATGACAGAAAGTGAACAGAAGTTATGGGACGAAAAAGCTAAAAGTGGTTTATTGAGAAATGATTCTATTGTAAGTAGCGGATTGTCAGATTTTCGTAACGCTATATATGGAAAAGTAGGAACTGAAGACAATGTGATTGATACGCTCGCGGAAATGGGTATTACCACTTCCGGTGCTTATTCAGACGGTGGTAAACTAGTTATTAATGAGGATAAATTAAAAAAAGCATTGACGGATAATCCAGAACAAGTTGTGAAAACATTAACTTCATCTGGTACAAAAACAGAAACAGAAGATACTCGCGGTATAGTCCAACGTCTTCGAGAGTCGATGAAAGTTTTTACAGGTAAAATAGAGTTGAAAGCAGGTAAAGCGACTTCTACAGACCAACAATATAGTATTGGTAAAAGTTTGATCGATACAAATACTCGCATAACAAACTTCCAACGTCGTTTAGAAGATATGGAAGCACGTTACTGGAAACAATTTACTGCAATGGAAACAGCAATAAATAAAGCAAACTCACAATCAGGTTATTTATCTCAATTTGGAGCTCAATAA
- a CDS encoding flagellar protein FlaG, giving the protein MRLSVQAQTKDVAVASQLKTEAVGDITKSSVTESSLRLIMQAEQKANEKEVIPKEKVQKAVDALNEFMTVQNRNSKFIMHDGLDRYYVEVVDAKTDEVIREVPPRKLLDAYYTMQKFLGMIIDEKI; this is encoded by the coding sequence ATGCGTCTATCAGTACAGGCACAGACAAAAGATGTTGCAGTTGCATCTCAGCTAAAAACAGAAGCAGTAGGGGATATAACAAAATCAAGTGTAACGGAAAGTTCTCTAAGACTAATTATGCAAGCGGAACAAAAAGCAAATGAAAAAGAAGTAATTCCAAAAGAAAAAGTACAAAAAGCAGTAGATGCATTAAATGAATTTATGACTGTACAAAATCGCAACTCAAAATTTATTATGCACGATGGATTAGACCGTTATTATGTAGAGGTTGTGGATGCGAAAACAGATGAAGTTATTAGAGAAGTCCCACCTCGAAAACTGCTAGATGCATATTACACAATGCAAAAGTTTTTAGGAATGATTATTGACGAAAAGATATAA
- a CDS encoding flagellin N-terminal helical domain-containing protein, whose protein sequence is MKIQNQAWTTFSTNRYQKNDNAITKTLEKLSGGNKLTRAADNASGLSISETMRGQIHGLARAQLNMQDGLSVLETTDVGLQHVSSVLQRIRELAVQTSTDTVIDGDREAAQYELDQLLQSVDDTADKMEFNTQSILGDVRPLYIHVGANSGQTLRIDTVNVSTASLGIAIAKLSSRGEAEELITKVDNAQSIISKHLANTGSDYDALTHHKENVSNIEVNLQKTESLIRDPDLALEMIEFVKQGIRQKGDELLIKHTNENVSDVLRLFG, encoded by the coding sequence TTGAAAATACAAAATCAGGCATGGACCACCTTCTCTACCAACCGCTATCAGAAAAATGATAATGCTATAACCAAAACACTGGAGAAACTATCAGGTGGTAACAAGTTAACTCGCGCTGCAGATAATGCTTCAGGTTTGTCCATCTCAGAAACAATGCGTGGACAAATTCATGGACTTGCAAGGGCGCAGCTTAATATGCAGGATGGACTATCTGTATTAGAAACAACTGATGTAGGACTTCAACATGTAAGTAGTGTTCTTCAACGTATTCGTGAACTAGCTGTACAAACCTCAACAGACACTGTAATCGATGGAGATCGTGAAGCAGCTCAATATGAATTAGACCAGCTACTTCAGTCTGTAGATGATACCGCTGATAAAATGGAATTTAATACCCAAAGTATTCTTGGTGACGTGAGACCACTCTACATACACGTGGGTGCAAACTCAGGTCAAACCCTTCGTATCGATACAGTAAACGTGAGCACAGCTTCTTTAGGTATCGCAATCGCAAAGCTATCCTCCCGTGGAGAAGCAGAAGAACTAATAACAAAAGTTGACAATGCTCAATCAATTATTTCCAAACACTTAGCAAACACTGGATCTGATTACGATGCACTGACTCATCATAAAGAGAATGTTTCTAATATTGAAGTAAACTTGCAAAAAACTGAATCTCTAATTAGAGATCCAGACCTTGCTCTAGAAATGATAGAATTTGTTAAACAAGGTATACGTCAAAAGGGCGATGAGTTGCTGATTAAACATACAAATGAGAATGTTAGTGATGTACTTCGATTATTTGGTTAA
- a CDS encoding DUF2920 family protein produces MSENLSINIPAHHNIYNGLTDRELRIDFSLPTDELNEETGLAILVPGFGGNIDSSVYKKMRESFSDEYNLVVMQCNYFGDDFMQSGSSFNIKGDVNELLTLFSPKEKKIVNNNSSKLLEVLSTKQITLHVVANLDEASDYFNDMGFMQAIDIITALEAVKIILKENNLKFDEKRIIGYGHSHGAYLIHLSNRLAPHMFSYIIDNSAWIEPVYLHSNRYLLQGYGQMTLQIEFDYLAKELIEDKMAFNLFTIYKNFNNSAKIISFQGNNDNLIDHLEKENLINSIPYAEFILIDENRVDQEIFKSNTHGLEADFLKMFEHSLGKFDYHQNCNDHFLNNEIILSNTKIDVDYSYGLPVFNIKQK; encoded by the coding sequence ATGTCAGAAAACCTAAGTATTAACATTCCTGCACATCATAATATATATAATGGACTCACAGATAGAGAATTGCGAATTGATTTTTCACTTCCTACCGATGAATTGAATGAGGAAACTGGTCTAGCGATATTAGTACCGGGCTTTGGTGGAAACATTGATTCAAGTGTGTATAAAAAAATGAGGGAATCTTTTTCAGATGAGTATAATTTAGTAGTAATGCAATGTAATTATTTTGGCGATGATTTTATGCAAAGCGGTTCTTCTTTTAATATTAAGGGAGATGTTAATGAATTATTGACCTTATTTTCTCCTAAAGAAAAAAAAATTGTCAATAATAATTCATCTAAATTGCTTGAAGTATTATCTACTAAACAAATAACACTGCATGTTGTTGCAAATTTGGACGAGGCAAGTGATTATTTCAATGATATGGGATTTATGCAAGCAATCGATATTATTACTGCTTTGGAGGCAGTTAAAATTATATTAAAGGAAAATAATTTGAAGTTTGATGAAAAGCGAATAATTGGATATGGTCATTCCCATGGGGCATACTTAATTCATTTGAGTAATCGGTTGGCTCCCCATATGTTTTCTTATATTATAGATAATTCTGCTTGGATTGAACCAGTTTACTTACATAGCAATCGTTATTTACTACAAGGGTATGGGCAAATGACCTTACAAATTGAATTTGATTACTTAGCTAAAGAACTTATCGAAGATAAAATGGCGTTCAATTTATTTACAATATACAAAAACTTTAATAATTCCGCGAAAATTATTTCGTTTCAAGGAAATAATGACAACCTTATAGACCATTTAGAAAAAGAAAATCTAATTAATAGTATTCCATATGCTGAATTTATACTGATAGATGAAAATAGAGTAGATCAAGAGATATTTAAGTCAAATACACATGGTCTAGAGGCAGATTTTTTGAAAATGTTTGAGCATAGCCTTGGTAAATTTGATTATCATCAAAATTGTAATGATCATTTTTTAAATAATGAAATAATACTTTCTAATACTAAAATCGATGTTGATTATTCATATGGACTACCAGTTTTTAATATTAAGCAAAAATAG